The Acidobacteriota bacterium region AACGCCGGCCGCTCGCCGGTTTCGATGGAGCGTTCGCGTGCGCAGCCCGCAAGAACCGCGCTCGATATCGCGACAACGGCTAGAATTTTGATAAGATATGACCTCAACATCGGCGACAACGCCTGGATTTTATCACACGACCGCGGTTCCAAATGAGTCTCTTTAGGTTGCAGAGCATTTACATCGTTGGTGGAACGGCCCTTTTACCGTTGATGCCGTTTCTGTACCTTCAGGGGCAGTATATGCGGCGAAAGATCGGACGGTTGCCCGACGCTTCGGGTCCGACGACCGGACGCACGGGCGACGGCGATTCTCCGGCCAGGCTTTTGGTGCTTGGCGAATCGACCGCCGCGGGCGTCGGTGCGAGCACGCACGACAACGCGCTTTCCGGACATTTTTCCCGATCGTTAAGCGAAAAGGTCGGTCAACCGGTCGATTGGACGGTCGTCGGCCGAAGCGGAATCACGGTCGGAGAAACAATCGTCGAACTCGTTCCGCAGATTCCGGAAATCGAGTTCGACTACATTCTGCTCGCGCTTTGCGGAAACGAAGTACTTAAACTTCGAAGCCCGCGCGAGACGCGCCGCGATATGACGCGGCTCATCGGCATACTGCGTGAAAAAAGTCCGCGGGCGACGTTCTTCATCACCAACGCGCCGGCCATAAGGCTTTCGCCCGTTTTGCCCGACCCGCTTCGATCCGTGCTCGGTTACCTCTCGGCGCTTCACGATGCAAATGCCCGCGATTTCACCGCCGGACTTGAACGCGTTTACTATTATCACCAACCGACCTTCGCACCCGAAGGTTTTTTCGCCGACGGAATTCACCCGTCGGAATTCGGCTACCAAATGTGGTCGGAGAATATGATCAAGTTTTTCGAAGAAAGATACGGCTGGTAGTAAGACCGCCGCCACTCACAACCTTATGGATGAACTTCACCAACTGCTCACGCGGTGCCTCGACGCGCACCGTGAATGGATCATCGTAACCGCCGACGGCCGTAGCTTTTCGCTCCAAAATTCCGAGGTCGAGATCGAAGTCGAACGCGGTCGCACGCTCATCGGCTTTCCCGGCAACGGCGGTTTCCGAACGTGGCGCGT contains the following coding sequences:
- a CDS encoding SGNH/GDSL hydrolase family protein; this translates as MSLFRLQSIYIVGGTALLPLMPFLYLQGQYMRRKIGRLPDASGPTTGRTGDGDSPARLLVLGESTAAGVGASTHDNALSGHFSRSLSEKVGQPVDWTVVGRSGITVGETIVELVPQIPEIEFDYILLALCGNEVLKLRSPRETRRDMTRLIGILREKSPRATFFITNAPAIRLSPVLPDPLRSVLGYLSALHDANARDFTAGLERVYYYHQPTFAPEGFFADGIHPSEFGYQMWSENMIKFFEERYGW